Proteins found in one Drosophila busckii strain San Diego stock center, stock number 13000-0081.31 chromosome 2R, ASM1175060v1, whole genome shotgun sequence genomic segment:
- the LOC108595780 gene encoding protein ORD produces MAEENCDTTTLRILKLSIIDCLNCQHDELSFAPQSNVHLLLYNLEQQSKQALPRTPVAQALQLLCTLDYVDAQSLERMPQLQLGKGELRLTMKLESKQQQREADYDSELELDMEPSTSAQAREREEQRRARKRRRAVINCEVRVVRRFDNELELHRMMYQIDEQPWQTVTVLEFHSLFFVQPAHGSEQLGGDAEQSYARDWLRVIQAQELSYNASRDGNPFDIFVKLFNSQQAVPKQLLCKLTSACVECTEQLRLAERRFVLQVFRHVRQMFEYITDNDYSVWFFVPSLNRYEELDRVHVDDFDLRNVRTSIKLTRDGSEFFWHHAEHNIKDILHVAFQLVLAKLSRQSLLFIGSLEQLNDFICLQYIKAAFMNSVYAKDHWYCARYLHRMLELAESMELLVIIEYPSGLTLLPEHRAVIKCIQQLDALTGDVKWNLFEDITLKSNAALAQLQQAINLN; encoded by the exons ATGGCTGAAGAAAATTGTGACACAACCACTTTGCGCATTTTAAAG CTAAGCATTATTGATTGCTTGAACTGCCAGCATGATGAATTGAGCTTCGCGCCACAGAGCAATGTGCACTTGTTGCTGTACAATCTGgagcagcagtcaaagcaaGCGCTGCCAAGGACGCCAGTGGcgcaggcgctgcagctgctctgcACGTTGGACTATGTGGATGCGCAAAGCTTGGAGCGcatgccgcagctgcagctgggcaAGGGCGAGCTGCGACTGACTATGAAGCTTGAatccaaacagcagcagcgtgagGCTGACTACGACtctgagctggagctggataTGGAGCCCAGCACTTCGGCGCAGGCCAGAGAGCGTGAGGAGCAGCGACGCGCGCGCAAACGCAGACGCGCAGTCATCAACTGTGAGGTGCGCGTGGTGCGTCGCTTTGAcaatgagctggagctgcatcGCATGATGTATCAAATTGATGAGCAGCCCTGGCAAACGGTCACTGTGCTTGAGTTTCACAGTCTGTTCTTTGTGCAGCCGGCACATGGCAGCGAGCAGCTTGGCGGCGACGCTGAGCAAAGCTACGCCAGAGATTGGCTGCGCGTCATACAGGCGCAGGAGTTGAGCTACAATGCCAGCCGCGACGGCAATCCTTTCGACATCTTTGTCAAGCTTTTCAATAGCCAACAGGCAGTGCCTAAGCAGCTGCTCTGCAAACTCACCAGCGCATGTGTGGAGTGCACTGAGCAGTTGCGTCTGGCCGAGCGTCGCTTTGTGCTGCAAGTTTTCCGCCACGTGCGTCAAATGTTTGAGTACATCACAGACAATGATTATTCCGTTTGGTTCTTTGTGCCAAGTCTCAATCGCTACGAGGAGCTCGATAGAGTG CATGTGGACGACTTTGATTTGCGCAATGTGCGCACCAGCATCAAATTGACGCGCGATGGCAGCGAATTCTTTTGGCATCACGCCGAGCACAACATCAAGGACATTCTGCATGTGGCCTTTCAATTGGTGCTGGCCAAGTTGTCCAGACAATCGCTACTGTTCATTGGCAGTTTGGAGCAGCTGAACGACTTCATTTGCCTGCAGTACATCAAAGCTGCGTTCATGAACAGCGTCTATGCAAAGGAT cATTGGTACTGCGCACGCTATTTGCATCGCATGCTCGAGCTGGCGGAGTCTATGGAACTGCTGGTGATTATCGAGTATCCGAGTGGGTTGACACTGCTGCCCGAGCATCGAGCTGTCATCAAATGCATACAGCAGTTGGATGCACTAACTGGCGATGTGAAGTGGAACCTATTTGAGGATATTACGCTTAAGTCAAATGCTGCACTAGCGCAACTACAGcaggcaattaatttgaattga
- the LOC108594741 gene encoding putative helicase MOV-10 has protein sequence MEDLPFYPPGQLMINASKLKFNNESLKAVNPQFGKYLQTLNLDYDNMTAILETLLRIEDITTMQCYAKLMKGEKILINFNNEDTSVIECEVKLSAKEVNAEDILAPGIDEVVLVSKGSLMASPWPIDIILAQLPHAHEALKLGDPMRRFVGLVKKVKRTSVVLEFSKRVATFLYDRKFHFIFRSGRVPLRLMYAALRLLQADAATRRYLFPNRQQLNAPAATLPKFPLFNQTIAANNEQLQAVQQIVAGPSTLAPYILFGPPGTGKTTTLVEAILQLHLNPKNRILVACGSNSACDTIALRLCEYFEQLLLNATDAKPLVRLYSKLRVKKGLKEVPPLLLRYANVERSRCELDRKLKLAYKTLKSVVTKINVATLCTAQVLKLQVPDISFTHIFIDEAAAATEPEALLAIVGLKGPSTHVILSGDHKQLGAVIKSQRAASLGLGHSLMERLLYHELYALNAQGSYEQRLQTRLRRNYRSHPAIVGVYNQLYYNGELLAQVTQAASCALLPNPQSPVLFHSVHGCVARAAHSASSYNELEAHVVLWYIQQLLRRGLDPQTKVAQRDIGVVSPYLAQCRLIELKLRQLGIRRLEVGSVESYQGREKPIIIVSLVSSFNHISSFVANPRRINVLLSRAKSLLILVGNPTTLSTVNDFKFIIDYCKLAGNLNSQKSQKSKSKKKLAKAEPELKALSNNVKKLSLNN, from the exons atgGAGGACTTGCCTTTTTATCCACCAGGCCAATTGATGATTAATGCCTcaaagcttaagtttaataacGAAAGCTTGAAGGCAGTTAATCCGCagtttggcaaatatttgcagacGCTGAATTTGGACTATGACAATATGACTGCGATACTTGAGACTCTGCTGCGCATTGAAGACataacaacaatgcaatgcTACGCAAAGCTGATGAAAGGGGAGAAAATATTGATCAACTTTAATAACGAAGACACAAGTGTGATCGAGTGTGAAGTGAAGCTGAGCGCAAAGGAAGTGAACGCTGAGGATATTTTGGCGCCGGGCATAGACGAAGTTGTGCTGGTGTCCAAAGGCAGCTTAATGGCTTCGCCTTGGCCAATTGACATCATCCTGGCACAGCTGCCACATGCGCATGAAGCTCTGAAGCTTGGGGATCCAATGCGCCGTTTTGTTGGCCTGGTTAAGAAAGTGAAGCGCACAAGCGTTGTCCTGGAATTTAGCAAAAGGGTCGCCACCTTTCTATACGACAGGAAGTTTCATTTTATCTTTCGCTCTGGTCGCGTACCCCTGCGACTTATGTATGCTGCACTGCGTCTGCTGCAAGCTGATGCTGCAACTCGTCGTTATCTGTTTCCCAACCGACAGCAGTTGAATGCGCCAGCTGCAACTTTGCCCAAATTTCCACTGTTCAATCAAACGATCGCCGCCAACAACGAGCAACTGCAGgctgtgcaacaaattgtggcagGACCCAGCACATTGGCGCCTTATATACTTTTTGGACCCCCAG GAACTGGAAAGACTACTACGCTAGTGGAGGCCATACTTCAATTGCATCTTAATCCCAAAAATCGCATACTCGTGGCTTGTGGCTCGAACTCGGCATGCGATACAATAGCTTTGAGGTTATGTGAATactttgagcagctgctgctgaatgcGACTGATGCAAAGCCCTTGGTGCGCTTGTACTCCAAGCTGCGTGTTAAAAAAGGACTCAAGGAagtgccgccgctgctgctgcgttacGCCAACGTTGAGCGTAGCCGCTGTGAACTCGACCGGAAGCTGAAACTTGCGTACAAAACATTGAAAAGCGTTGTGACCAAGATTAATGTGGCCACGCTCTGCACTGCTCAAGTGCTCAAGCTACAAGTGCCCGACATCAGCTTTacgcatatttttatagatgaagcagcagccgccactgAGCCAGAGGCGCTGCTGGCTATTGTGGGGCTCAAGGGGCCAAGCACTCATGTCATACTTTCGGGTGATCACAAGCAGCTGGGCGCCGTCATTAAGAGTCAGCGTGCCGccagcttgggcttgggtcaTTCTCTTATGGAGCGTCTGCTCTACCACGAGCTCTACGCGCTGAATGCGCAGGGCAGCTATGAGCAGCGTCTGCAGACGCGTCTGCGTCGCAACTATCGCTCCCATCCGGCAATTGTTGGCGTCTACAATCAGCTCTACTACAACGGCGAGCTGCTGGCCCAAGTCACCCAAGCAGCCAGCTGCGCCTTGCTGCCCAACCCTCAGTCGCCTGTGCTGTTCCACAGCGTGCATGGCTGCGTAGCACGCGCGGCacacagcgccagcagctacAATGAGCTGGAGGCGCATGTGGTGCTCTGGTATatacagcagctgctcagACGCGGCCTGGACCCACAAACGAAAGTTGCTCAGCGCGACATTGGCGTAGTCTCGCCCTACTTGGCTCAGTGTCGCCTAATCGAACTCAAGCTGCGCCAGTTGGGCATACGCCGCTTGGAGGTGGGCAGCGTCGAAAGCTATCAGGGCAGAGAGAAgccaattattattgttagccTGGTCAGCTCGTTTAATCACATCTCCAGCTTTGTAGCCAATCCGCGTCGCATCAATGTTTTGCTCTCCCGCGCCAAATCGCTGCTCATTCTTGTGGGAAATCCCACCACACTGAGTACAGTCAATGATTTCAAGTTTATTATTGATTACTGCAAGCTAGCGGGCAATCTGAATTCTCAAAAGTCTCAAAAATCCAAGAGCAAGAAAAAATTAGCCAAAGCTGAGCCAGAGCTTAAGGCTTTGTCTAACAATGTTAAGAAGCTAAGCTTAAACAATTAG